The stretch of DNA CTGTGCGCTCCCTATTGCAAACGTACCAAGGGTTtaccatggcggcggcggcggcggcggcggcggcggcggcggcggcatccaCGCTCTGTGCGAGGACGCCCTCGCCGAGATCCTTGTCCGCCTCCCCTCCGAGTCCGTGCTCCGCTGCCGCGCCGTCTGCAGGAGCTGGCGCCGCGTTGCCGCGGACCGCTCGttcctcgccgcccgccgcccgcgtgAGATGATCGTGTTCACGGAACACGGCTTGTctcgcagcgccgcccctcTCTCCCTAGACCTCGAGCCGGCGGCATCAGGCGCCGTGGGGCGGCGGCGTTTCTACCTTTCCGACCCGCGCTCGCTGGCCGAGGACGGAGCCTCGCCCGTCTTCTACAGCCTTCGCGCTTCCCTCGACGGCCTTCTTGTACTGGAGGAATCGCGCCGTGGCCTGTACATCATCTGCAACCCGATCACGGAGCAGTGGACCAATCTGCCGGTGCTGGCTCGGTGCTCCACCGCCTACGCGTGCGGCTTCTACTTCCACACCTCGTCCGGCGAGTACCGCCTCTTGTGCCATGGCgtagaagaagaacaagaggaaGGAGCGGGCACCAGGTCCAACTACTACTACGTCCTCTCGGCTGGCAGCACGCTGCCTCGGCGAATGACTCGCGCTCCGTCGGAACTCGGAAGCACCCGGCACCGAGACGGAGTACGGCATCCCCGTGTCCTATCGCGGGATCCTGCATTGGTTCTCTGAGCATCCCCAAGGCACCGTGACCGCCGGCAAGATGCTGGCGTTCGACACGGCTTCCGAGACGTTCCGTCCGCCTGATGTCGGCCCCGCCAGGGCCGGACCCGGAGCGGTCGAACCTGGAGAAGATGAGGGACTTGCTGGTGTTGGAGGGGGAGCTCAGAGTTGCGACTAAGCTGCTTCTGACGCTGGACATCTGGTTACTGCAGGACTACGAGGCGGCGGAGAGGTGGACGCTGCGCCATCGAGTGACGCTGCCGCGGCCGACAGATTTTGGGCTCATCGGCATGCCCCCGATGATGGACAGGGCGCTCTCCGTTGGGCGCAACGCCATCCTGATCGCGTGCCCATCAGCTACGATGCCACGCTGTACGATCTCAAAGAGAAGAGGGTGTGCCGGGTGATCGACTTTGGGGGTTACCCTACGTTCGTGGTGTTCAGCGAGAGCCTCGTGCGGCATGCCTTCTTCGACCTGCCACCGTTCCCCGACATTGTGCCACCAAAGTTCTCCGAGCCAAATCGAGAAAGTGATGAATTTGTATAGAAGTTGCTCTATGAATCGGCCATATTAAGGCTATGCACAGGCCACAGGGCGAGAACTAGCAAACAACTCAAGAACAAGCAATGATTACAGCTAGGGTGTACGTACAAATGCATTATCGTATTAATTAGGCATCGCATTGCTGCTACATGATGACAACCTGATGATCCATCGCCTATTCACGTCGTGGAACTCGGCTGCTGCACCGCGACAGCGGCTGCGCCGTCACCCGCGGCGGCCCGCGTCTCCACCGacggtgccggcggcggcgcctccaTCTTGGCGATGCCGTGATGAGGCGGCGGCCCGTGCGCGCTGAACCCGCCGGCGGCCTCCATGTCGTCGTCGTAGTAGGCGACGCGGTCcctgcgcgggcggcggggccgcAGGTGCCTCTTGGTGCAGACCTGCCCCACGAGGCAGGAGATCACCAGCAGCGCCGCGATCACGCCCAGCACCACGAACACCGGCGTGtacgacccgccgccgccgctgccgccggccgccgcgtcaCGCTGCCCCTGCAACGGGCGCGCGCCGGCGGGGAAGAGAGGCGCCGTGGTGGAGGACATGGTCGTCGCTGCTTGCCCCCTCGTTCGGATTCCTCCCCCGTCCCGATCGGCTTCGGGTGTGATCGTGCACGCGTGCTAAGAGCGATTTGGAGGGTACTTGTTTCTTGCGGTGCTCGGGTTTAATATGCTTGGAGTGAGCCCAAAGGCTGCGGTTAGTGTGGACGCCGTGGTTTGGATCTTTGCTAGCGTGTCCCTTCTGGCCATGGTAAAGGTGAAGCTAAGCATAAGGCATCCCGCCGTTTTGTGTCAGTTTCAGTTTTTGCCCAGAGGATGGGATGGATTTTTGTAGCAGTTTATTTAGAGCAAGTTCAGTAATACTTTCAAATTAGACCCTCTACTTAAGTAGGGGCTCTCTCTATTTTTTAAAAACTCGATTTTTCCTCCAAGTCAAGCAAGAACCACTAAATCTAAACCCCCTACTTCCTCCTGACATGTGGGGCCTATTTATCAtgtctcttctctctcttttttctgcTTTGCCTCTTCTTTCTTATTCCCTATGGCAATGGGGAGCACGAACGTTGGCAGGGGCGGCTGAAGCTCGATTCGCGTGGAGGGCGGCCGGCTCGCGCGGCACCAGTAGGCAAGGGCTGGTCGGAGCTTAATTCGCGCGACGCTGGCGAGAGGGGCGGCTGGAGCTCGGGCCAGGCGCATCGGCACGCGGAGGGCGGCCGGAGCCCAAGCCGGGTGCACTAGTGTGAGGAGGGCACCCCGAGCTCGGCTTGCGCGGCGCTGGCAGGCAAGGGCCGGCCAAAGCTCGGCTCTTATGACGCCGGCGGGAGGGGTGGCCGGAGCTCGAGCATGGCACACCGGCCCGCGGATGGCGGCTAGAGCTTGGTTCGCGCGGTGCGGCTAGGTAGAGGGCGCCCGGAGCTCAGGCACGCAACGTGGCAAGGTAAAGGAAATGGGGTGGTGTGGCAGCGTGACACAATAGGAAATTGGAGGCTCTGCACGACATgaggaggagcagagcaggtgcTGGGGAGAGAGAAAGAAGAGGCGGTTGGTGGGGCCCACGGATGAAGGGGTTGAAAGAGAAGATTTGGAGGACCTCCTCATTTTAGGGCTCAAGTAGAGGGTTTGCTAGGATTAGTGTTTTTCTACTCCACCCTCTAAACTTAAAGTAGATGATTTAATAGAGAGTTCTGCTGAAGTTGCTCTTGGCGGTACAAAACACAAAGTTCCTCTGGTTGCTCCGTTGCATAACCGTGCCGGATGCCATCTTGTCCTTGCAGCGCAATTGGCTGGTGCAGACTAAAGTGATGCCACGTCAGCCGTAACCCGCACGGTTGAAGACTTGAAGTGCAGAAGGAGACGACGAGGATGGAGGCGGTAGAAATGTCAGTCAACCACTTACCTGCCCCGATGACCGTCCTCAGCCGTCCATTGCAGATCTAACAGAGCAAATCGCGCGAGCGGCGTGGACAACCCTTGACACGTCGTCAGAAGGCTCGTCGCATCGCATCCCCCGCTCCCCGAGTCGTCTTATCTTATCCCCGCGCTCTGCTCCCGCCTCTTTTCTCCTGGTGCCAGACCTGAGCAGTGAGCAGGGCGCACCCAAGAACCCGCGCGCCATGGCTTCCACCGCCCTTTCCTCCGCCTCCTTCTCCCTACTGACCGtccccaccgcctcctcctcgctCCCCAAGGCCACAGTCAACTTCCCCGCCCGCGGCCGTGGCGGCCGCTTCGCCGTCGCCTGCACGTCGACGGCATCCCAGAAGGTGCTCGAGCTCGGGGACGCCATCTCGGGGCTCACCCTCGAGGAGGCGCGGAGCCTTGTGGACCACCTGCAGGATCGGCTCGGCGTCACCGCCGCCGCGTTCGCCCCCGCGGCCGTGGTcgccgcgcccggcgccggcgcggcgggcggcgaggagGCCGCGGCGCCCGTGGAGAAGACGGAGTTCGACGTGGTGATCGAGGAGGTGCCCAGCAGCGCGCGCATCGCGACCATCAAGGTGGTGCGCGCGCTGAAGGACCTGCCGCTCAAGGAGGCCAAGGACCTCATCGAGGGCCTGCCCAAGAAGCTCAAGGAGGCCGTGAGCAAGGACGAGGCCGAGGACGCCAAGAAGCAGCTCGAGGAGGTCGGCGCCAAGGTGTCCATCGCCTGAGGCGATGCGCTCAGGCAATAGCTTACACTAGGactcctttttcttctttcttcacaaaagttttttttttcttgccaATTTCTCACACAATTTTGTTCCCCTTGTTGCTGTAAGATTTCTACTGCTGGGTGTTGTCTCAGTACGACGACACATCACCTTTTCGCTACGTGCTTGTTGGTGGATATTTCACAATGAGTTTGGCAAGTCAAGTACCGAGCGTTCGAACTCTGAAAATCTGTAAGAACTCGCCCTGTTCATGGTCCGGTTTTAACAATTTTGTTTCCAAGCCAAGCCAAGATAAATATGCTGGTTCGGTGCGGGCTGGATTTCGACGGGTCTCTGACGGCTTAATTAACATGGTGGGCTGTTTGGGCAGCTGGTTTCACCGGTTAACGCAGCGGTTCGCTTTACAAAATACAAAATGCAATAAGTCAAGCATGCAATGCGCTGATGAAGCTCATGATGAATGTGGATAAGCTGCAGCTTCCGACCGAGGTAGCTGCGTAGAAAGACCGCGTGGGCTGGCAAGCACACTGATTCAATCCAAAATTGCAATAAGTCAACATAAAAAACACCCTCACGAAAAGAGAATAGCATGCTTAGGGAACTGATCATGTTCCATACAAAAGATTTCTTAAATCTAACAATAGCTTAAGTTAACTAAACTATAAGGAAATTTCCGAATGCATTCACATAAAGTTGATGTATTGCACCAAGAATACTCTCGTACTTGCATACCCGTAGTATATAACGAAGAAATCTGCAGCATATGACAAATAAAAGAATAGTCATGACCAATGAATGTCTATATAGCGTAACAACAAAATATGCAGCATAGTTAGGATCAACGAATGTCTACAGTATAATAACAAAATCTGCAGCATAACAAATAATCTCTAATGTAGCTGCCTTGCATACCTATAGATCCTATGTTTCAGATTTGGACCCTATAGAATCAATCATCTTACCTTGTCAGAAACAAAATATGCGCCTTGTCAGAAATTGCTATCCTTCAAACTCAGTGAAATCTGAAACAAAAAAGGCAAGTTACATAAGTTTGTTTTAAACAAAATTGAAGGCAAACTCAGATTTAGCACAAAGCTACCAAGCTGCTATCCAATTCAGAAGTTCAAGAACTAATATGTTAGAGAAATCTGAATCACCACAGTTCAGTTCACTGGTACAACAAGGGACGTACCAATCTGTTGATGGTTATCCACGCAGTTCTTTGAAAGAAACTCTGaataaaaagaaaagaatactGTTAACAATTGTGACACGTAAGCCAGCACTTCTACTCAATTACCAAAACTATAGCCTTCTCTAATCTTCTCATAGGTTTGAATCTCTTCAGCAGCCTCTCTTGCACTCACTTTACTTTGAGATGTCTCTAACCAACTTTGCGCGCAAATCGAAGCTTCAACGGTGTGAGTTGATAGACTGCAGCGAAGAGGATCTATAACACGCCCACCTGTGCTAAAAGCTGACTCCGAAGGAACTGTTGAAGCCAGAACAGCTAGCACATCCTTTGCCAAAAGGGAGAGTACGGGATACTTATTCGAGCTTACTTTCCAGTAATCTAAAATGTCGAACTCTTTAGTTCTTATCTTCTCGATAGAGTGATTGTGTTCCTCGAGTCCACTCTTCACGACTAAGTTGACTATATGGGCGCAGCACCTTACATGAAGAAATTTATTCTTTAACACAACTCCATTCCAGTCTTCGCACACACCCTTCAAGTGTTCAATTAGCTTGTCATTGGAGGATGCGTTGTCAACTGTGACTGTGAATAGGCGATCAGTACGCCAATCCAGCAAACATTCTTCAACCCGTTTTCCAAGTGTCTCCCCTTTATGATCTGCAACCGAACAGAAATTAAGGATCCGTTTCTGCAGCTTCCAGTGATCATCAATCCAATGGGCTGTTAGACTCATATAATTCAAGTTTTGCTTGGAGGTCCAAGTATCTGTTGTTAGGCAGATTCTGTGATTCTTCAAAATCTTCTTCAATTTGGACTTTTCCTCAATATATCTTTGAATGCAATCCCTTGCTACTGTCATTCTTGAAGGTGGGTCAAACCTCGGCTGTAGCACTTTGGAATACCTTCTAAATCCTTCACCTTCAACAGATTAAAAGGCATCTCATCAATTATTACCATCTCAGCGAGTGCTTTGCGGCAGTCTTCAATACTGTAAGATTGCTTGGGTGTCCCTTGGCCCTTCCTTTGCATGTCCTGACCCTTGAGTGGCTCTTGTGGGCATAAACTTCTTAGATGGTACCATAAGGTGCTAGTTCCATGTGTGGATCTATCACATGCATATACTTGTTCACAATATTTGCACACTGCAACAGGATCTTGACCCCTTTTAATCCTGTATCGAAATGCTTTGACCCCTTAATCCTGTATCGAAATGCTTCCAAACTAGTGATTTTCTTGAACCAACTCTTTTACTTCTTTTCTGAACTGGAGAGACCGGAGTGGGAGAGCTAGTTAACTGAGTATCCAACTGCAATAATAATTAACTGATTATCCAGCTGCAATAATAATCTAACTAAATATTTGTGCTACTGTAAATTGAGATTGGCAAAAAAGCTTACATGTACAGAATTTGATGTGTGAACTGATGAAATTGATCTCTTTCGCTTCTTTGCTTCCAATAACCTTTTCTGCATAACAATTAACCTATTCATTCTCTCGCTGCTATCTTCTAGGGGATTTGCTGCAAGTACTTCCAAAGAATGTTCTTCACGATCCAGTATAACATGAAATAATTATTGTCAACATTATGTCATAGGCTAGAAATGTCTGTGACATTCATGGTTTCGTATGTTAGTCTAGAAGCGAATAGACCAACCAGAATGATAGTCAAGCTCCTGATAAGATGACCGAAACAAACCTGCTAGCTGAACAAAGTGAACAACTCTGAAATAAAACATATTTTGAAGAAACATAGACTAACGGATAATGAACACAGGGATTTCTTCCACCATACTCAATCATTCAGGTAGTGTATATCACAATCAGCAATGGAAGGGGAAAAATATGTCCCTCTTTTGAAGGATAAATCAAAGATACAGTTCTCGAATTCCACAGCTAAATTCCAAACAAGAACTAAGAACATGGCAGGGATTACTATGGATTGAATCTTGCACCCATCCCTTTCTTTGCAAACTAAGCCTAATCTCGATCTGAGTTAGGGTTCATGGCTGAATACAATCCAAGAAAAAAATGAATAGATATGAAAAGAGTAATGGAACCAATGACACAAGAAGGATAGAAGGGAAAACTTGTTAGCAGAGGTCTCCATGGGGAGATGCGGTGGTGAGTCCACATCCATATCCAAGGATCCAATAGCCATGGATGCAACAGTCTCCAGTTCCCACGCTGCCTCGGCCGCAAGCGCAGCCTCCACCTCGAGGCCTCAAGCGAGGCCGTCGTGCGGCATCTTCTTCCTGGCCACcggccgtcgccgccgtccgccgcagctgctctcttttttttttttctttcgatGTACCGTGGTCTCGATGGTTTTCACGGATCCACACCGCAAACCAGCATACCACTGTTTCCATCGTATGGGTCCACACCGGTCCGGCTCCAACCTGCGCTAGGACCAGGACGACGGGTCCTTCTGGGTCGGGTGCGGGCTGGTACCCGATTTCGCTGAACCGACGAACAGGGCGAGTAAGAACGAAGCGCACAAGAGCACGATCCCGCATTGATGGATGCCCTGGGCCCAAAGACGCCGAGCTGCCGCGGGCTCTTCGCGCCCGACGTGGCCTGCCTTTTGCGCGAGCGTCCACTTGCCGCCGGTTGCCGGAAGCCGGTGAGACCAGAGACGCGAAACCGAAAGCTCCCAAGCCCAACTCCACCCGCTATCTCCATCGCTGCCACGTGCGTTTGCCCAGCCCAAGACCACCGCTGCTTGCACCGGTCAGCTCACCGGCGAAAGGGGGCGCAACCGGTTCCGGGCTAGCGACTTTCGTGCAAAGTGCGTGCAGCCAGGCCACCGGGATAGCTACTCCCGCCCGTTAGGAGACGTACGTCGTTTTAGTTTATTCTAAGTTAAACTTTAACTTCGGCTAGATTATAGAAAATTATACAAATGCACCTACATTAATATTATCGGTAACAGCTTTGATAAATTCACTAAGAAATATGTCCCGTCGTGCATTTATTTGCTATTACAGTTGTTGATTTGTTTTTCAAAATTGATTAAGATGAAGAAATTTGACTTGGGATACAACTAAAAATGAATAATATTTTGAAACAGAGGAATTACTAAATTTGCTTGTTGTACCAGCTACCTGCGCTGCATTTTCGTTTCTCGGATGTGGAAAGGGACAGACACAGGCCCATAGCTAGGCATGGATGCGCCACGCTACCTTGCGACTTGCACGGGTTGTCACCATGCCTGTTCTAAATAGGAGCTGTTCTGCATTACGGTTTGGGTATGCTCCTAAGTACAACGAATGGTTCATCGTCAACCAAACACCCCCAGCTGTCCAAGCATGCAGGCAGAAGTTCCTAAATCAAATTTGTGTAGCTTTGGCCGTTAATAAAACTAAAAATACAGATAGTTTGGCAACATATATAACATTGATGCTACTAGATTCACCACGACAATATTTCATTATATATAGTTTTTTTTCATTTGAAATAAAAAATCTTGTATAGGAATTGATGGTCAAAGTTGCACCATGTAAACCACATCAATATCCCAAACAACAAATACTTGTGATCAGAGGGAGTACGTTGCATCAGTCGATTCCAAGAGTATGGATCCGGAGTTCATCCAACTTGCTAAAAGTGAAAATCAATTGCACTCTGGTTCCCATTCAATCCCAGTACACATTCAACATTTTTTTTGTTAAAAAACATCATGTAAACCAAAAATAGCATATATTCAAGTATAAAAAAATTGAACAAAAAAAATGCTGAAGGGAGAAGGGAAGCATCGGCAGTTTAGCAGTGAAAAATTCCATCTCTATATAGAGGCGTGCAACTTGTCATGAGCAAGAGCCAAATAGGCAAATACACCCAGCATACACGCATAAATTGTACACCCCTACTATACCGTGGCAGCAGCCAAACAGGCAAATTAAATACACACAAGCATACAGGCATGTATCGTACACCCCTACTATACCGTGGCAACAGCCAATCAAATAGCTAGGCTTGTTTGGCAGAAAGAGGAGTCCAGCAAACTGCTTTGAACTTTTTTACTAATCCACAAGGATCGGAGGATTATTCTGATAACAACCCCCACCTTTCTCCACGACGTGCAAATGAATACGGACGTGTGCACGTTCCAGGCTTCCAATCATATCAGATGTTGCCATGAAACGACTGCATCGTCGTCCAGAAGTCGTCGATGGCCCAGAAGTTCTCCCCCGACGCGGCCAAGAACTCCGGAAGGAAGTCCATGTCCATGTCCATGGCTccagcgcctcctcctcctggtCCATGGACTCCGTAGCCGAGATGGTCCGCCACGCTAGACGATATGCTCGGCTGCTGGGTCACAATGCCGTAGTCCTGCGTGACCCCTGTCCTGTCGGAGTGGCTGCTGCTGCCTTGGCCCTCTGTGATCGCCGGAGTACTGCTTCTATGGCCTGCCATGCCCATGCCACGGCATATGCCGGCCATGGCGATGGCTTCCATGGCACTGCTGCTGCAGTCACTGCTCCGGTGCCTCTTGGGCTGTATCTTGGTCCTCCAGAAGTTCTTGACCTCGTTGTCCGTCCGGCCAGGGAGGTGCTTGGCGATCCTCGACCACCTTGCGTTGGAAAATCGGCAATCGGTTAGGCAGTTCGCAGTTCCGTTGGTGCTAGAGCGCAAGGAAATTAACCGGCGGATCGACGCGGGTCGTCGATGTGTACTTGTTGCCCCATCTGGCCTGCAGCTGGACGATGAGCTCCTGCTCCTCCGCCGTCATGTTGCCGCGCCGCACGTGCGGGTGCAGGTAGTTCAGCCACCGCAGCCGGCAGCTCTTCCCGGTGCGGTGCAGCCCTGCGGCCCAGAACAACAGCACTCACGTCGCGTAAGCCGTAAAGgggaaggaaaaaagaaagggGAAGACCAAGCGATCGACCACGGCGAGAGGTagggcgcgcgcgcgccaacGCAATGCAATGCTACTAaccggcggcgcgggcgaggtTGTTCCACGCGCCCTCGCCGTGGGCGGCGATGTAGTTGACGAGGACGTGGTCCTCCTCCATCGTCCAGGGGCCCTTGCGCatggccgccgcccgctcgggcggcaccggcaccggcacctGCACCTGCACGACGGCGCCGGCGTCCATGGCGGATTGCATGGCTCAGCCTCAGCTCAGCTCCGACCCGTTGCCTCGCCGCGCCGAGCCTGGCCATCCGTCGCCGCGCGATTTTTTTATAGTGGCGTGTGGCGCCGGCCCGTCGCGACGCGAAGCCGCCGCCACGCTGGGATCGGTACGCCTAACTCGAAAGACGCTCGCGGGGAGGCCCCGGTATGGCTCTTTGGGTTGTGTCTCCAGGCGAAATATCCACTCCCTACATAGCCAACTGTTCAGGGCGAAAGCAAGTGGGCCGGAAAATCGAGCGCTAGGGAGATATTTTGGTACCGGCGAAAGCGCCGTCTCGCCGTGGGTTTCTTGTGGCAAGTAGCAGCGCTTCGGCCTTCGGAGCTGCCATCCCACTATCCCAGTAGGCAGGAGCGGGGTTCCAGAAGCTTCCAGGTTCCGAACGGGCCGACAATCTCGACGGAGTCAGCTCGGTCTGCAGTAACACTACCACAAGGGCCGTGAAGGTGCCGAAACGCAAAAGCTGACGGCTAGAAGCCACGTCCCGACCCGGTCGCAGCGCGTTCAGGCTTTCCATGATTGGACGGAGCGCGACGCAGCGTCCTCCTGTCCACAACTGAAGCCGAGCGAGCGCTCGCCACGACCGCGGCCGGAGGCCGAAGCTCCAGCATCCACGATGGCGACAAAAATCCCTGTGAGCCTCTGGGGAGGCTTCCCTGGCCGCTGGGCTTgcccgcccggccgccgccgccgccgccaccagcaGTGTAAAACGGCGCGCGGAGGATCGGACAGGGCTGGCCGGGAATGGGACCCACGCAAATCTGCCCTCGAGCATCCGTCACCCGTTTCCGTTTGGGCTTCGATTTAGGAAAAAAAGTTAAAAGTAGCACACGTGCCGAAACTCAAAGCTAGGTGTCAGGGACGGCTCTGAACGAGACCACGTCTCAGCGAAGCCTTTTCGGTCAGTTGGCGTGACCGGACAAATATCCCCGTAGCGTCGTCTTGCCCGCAAAACCGCAACTGCAGTCAGGAAAACTAAAGTTGACTGATCTGATGCTAGATCGAGACGTCCGCGTAAAGTTATTTGGCTGGATTAAAGTTGAGTGGTACCTATTAGTacttatattttttaaaaaaataaattataaCCTATCTTATTAACACTCCGGTTTGGACAGACCAGCACTAAACTTTAGCACTTTAGCACCAACATACATTCTAAAGAAGATCAAATGGTGCTTGCCGGCATGGAGACACATGGCACGGAGCAAACATGGCTTGGTACCAACAGTACTTCCGACACCCGCG from Panicum hallii strain FIL2 chromosome 3, PHallii_v3.1, whole genome shotgun sequence encodes:
- the LOC112886810 gene encoding transcription factor MYB24-like; the encoded protein is MQSAMDAGAVVQVQVPVPVPPERAAAMRKGPWTMEEDHVLVNYIAAHGEGAWNNLARAAGLHRTGKSCRLRWLNYLHPHVRRGNMTAEEQELIVQLQARWGNKWSRIAKHLPGRTDNEVKNFWRTKIQPKRHRSSDCSSSAMEAIAMAGICRGMGMAGHRSSTPAITEGQGSSSHSDRTGVTQDYGIVTQQPSISSSVADHLGYGVHGPGGGGAGAMDMDMDFLPEFLAASGENFWAIDDFWTTMQSFHGNI
- the LOC112887728 gene encoding 50S ribosomal protein L12, chloroplastic-like, whose amino-acid sequence is MASTALSSASFSLLTVPTASSSLPKATVNFPARGRGGRFAVACTSTASQKVLELGDAISGLTLEEARSLVDHLQDRLGVTAAAFAPAAVVAAPGAGAAGGEEAAAPVEKTEFDVVIEEVPSSARIATIKVVRALKDLPLKEAKDLIEGLPKKLKEAVSKDEAEDAKKQLEEVGAKVSIA